Proteins encoded in a region of the Onychostoma macrolepis isolate SWU-2019 chromosome 20, ASM1243209v1, whole genome shotgun sequence genome:
- the LOC131526623 gene encoding adhesion G protein-coupled receptor F5-like, whose amino-acid sequence MSMTINQTFDIRLTDRNNITYKELSERIESAIDTSYSNKLTGYKVGSAKVTGFRPGSVIADYTISATSNSLDFGAANTQLSDSLRAQRIILVKDAFAQSDQTVFTTDQLYPLQKVDLNCKQPDFAKGQIKWTVDNKDAALDNTKYFISKDNRTLTVKNASESDSGRYSCIIQGNVPYIQWQNIAIKKRPNIIVGEKDHYFLCDGSSFQLKCSVNVGYNIEWVLGENVLMQGNDSVTYTQKGNCTDEIFTCRLRGLSQLLNYGYSQSSVTVRTITADASSNDICQNEELGVGKTNDVKTGVCGTGMKGTITYKCESNVWKPVEDNCVLEDIDKLTSKVESLLVEEIPVFMANLSIATSENNINITQSAASVQAIVDILSKIANLAQSVVINKPVMEHFLKTVDIIVSDNVTWNKLSTNNTSIKLLSAIEDISDRLTDEFEIFETSIQLKRTTIKNSFTLTSRLPNSTTEIVMPQVPQATIITIIIFTTLDNVLPSQGTNDSRKSDVRINGDVVVVKVNETLNNISFTFDITNQSLGNPQCVFWNFSLNTWDSTGCEVKRNNTGNITCECNHTTSFSILMSPFSIDSNSNYRMALAYITYIGVAISMASLIICLIIEKIVWKSIRRNDTSYMRHVSIVNIAVSLLIANICFIIGAAIADKEQPTSVGRCSPAVFFMHFFYLALFFWMLMSGLLLFYRTVMVLSQMSRAKMMVIAFTVGYGAPLLIAVITVASTAGPQNYISKRNACWLNWSDSMALLAFVIPALTIVAINLVVLIVVLYKMLRRGVGAATQPDEKHALVVIARCVAFLTPIFGLTWGFGIGTMVSRDFGIHVVFALLNSLQGFFILVFGTLLDSKVRESLPGKLLLQKLTSSHTNNTSAGISSTSGLPFLRRRNVYNVSEANPSSAFPSSESSSGSYAVIND is encoded by the exons ATGTCAATGACAATAAATCAGACTTTTGACATCAGGCTTACTGACCGTAATAACATAACCTACAAAGAGTTATCTGAACGAATTGAGTCAGCA ATTGACACAAGTTATTCTAATAAGCTAACCGGCTACAAGGTTGGTTCTGCAAAAGTCACTGGCTTCAG GCCTGGTAGTGTTATAGCAGACTACACAATAAGTGCAACATCCAACAGCCTTGATTTTggagcagcaaacacacagctttcTGACTCTCTAAGGGCACAAAgaataattttagttaaagatgCTTTTGCTCAAAGTG ATCAAACAGTCTTCACAACAGATCAGTTATATCCTCTGCAAAAGGTGGACCTGAACTGTAAACAGCCAGACTTTGCAAAGGGACAAATAAAATGGACAGTGGATAACAAAGATGCTGCACTGGACAACACAAAATACTTCATTTCAAAGGACAACAGAACTCTCACTGTAAAGAACGCTAGTGAAAGTGACAGTG GCCGATACTCATGCATCATACAAGGCAATGTACCATACATTCAGTGGCAAAACATTGCTATTAAAAAACGCCCCAATATCATTGTGGGTGAAAAGGACCACTATTTTCTCTGTGATGGCAGCAGTTTccaactgaaatgttctgttAATGTTGGCTACAATATTGAGTGGGTCCTGggtgaaaatgtattaatgcaAG GAAACGACAGTGTCACATACACCCAAAAAGGAAATTGTACAGACGAAATCTTTACATGTCGTCTCAGGGGTCTGTCACAACTACTGAACTATGGATATAGCCAGAGCAGTGTTACAGTTAGGACAATCACAGCAG ATGCTTCATCGAATGATATCTGTCAAAATGAAGAACTTGGAGTTGGAAAAACAAATGATGTGAAGACAGGAGTCTGTGGAACAGGCATGAAAGGCACCATAACTTACAAATGTGAATCAAATGTTTGGAAACCAGTAGAGGACAACTGTGTACTTGAAGATATCGACAAACTTACAAGTAAAGTTGAG TCCTTGCTTGTGGAGGAGATTCCAGTATTTATGGCTAACCTCAGTATTGCCACATCAGagaacaatattaatataaccCAGTCTGCTGCTAGTGTCCAAGCAATTGTGGATATACTCTCTAAAATTGCTAATTTGGCACAATCAGTTGTTATCAATAAACCAGTAATGGag CATTTTCTAAAAACAGTGGATATTATTGTGTCAGATAATGTCACATGGAACAAATTGAGCACAAATAACACCAGCATTAAACTTCTGAGCGCTATTGAGGATATAAGTGACCGTCTCACAGATGAGTTTGAGATTTTTGAAACATCCATTCAGCTGAAAAGAACTACAATTAAAAACTCATTCACTTTAACATCAAGACTGCCAAACTCAACTACGGAGATTGTCATGCCACAGGTTCCTCAGGCGACTATCATAACCATCATAATCTTCACAACTCTTGACAATGTCCTGCCTTCTCAAGGTACTAATGACAGCAGGAAATCAGATGTCCGCATCAATGGAGATGTGGTTGTTGTTAAGGTTAATGAAACGCTTAACAACATTTCTTTTACATTTGACATTACTAATCAGTCTTTGGGAAATCCTCAGTGTGTCTTTTGGAACTTTAGTCTCAACACATGGGATTCCACTGGATGTGAAGTAAAGCGGAACAACACTGGCAACATTACATGTGAATGCAACCACACAACCTCTTTTTCAATCCTAATGTCACCGTTTTCCATTGATTCCAATTCCAATTATCGCATGGCCTTAGCCTATATAACTTATATTGGCGTAGCTATTTCGATGGCCAGCTTGATTATATGCCTGATTATTGAGAAAATCGTATGGAAGTCAATAAGAAGAAATGACACATCCTACATGCGACATGTCTCCATAGTCAACATTGCTGTGTCCCTGCTGATAGCAAACATCTGTTTTATCATTGGAGCTGCAATTGCAGACAAAGAGCAGCCAACCTCAGTGGGTCGCTGCAGTCCAGCGGTTTTCTTCATGCACTTTTTTTACCTGGCTCTTTTCTTCTGGATGTTAATGTCAGGACTGTTGCTCTTTTACCGTACAGTCATGGTCTTGTCTCAAATGTCAAGGGCTAAAATGATGGTCATTGCCTTCACAGTCGGTTATGGTGCACCTTTGCTTATAGCAGTCATTACTGTTGCATCAACAGCTGGACCTCAAAATTATATTTCCAAAAGAAATGCATGCTGGCTGAACTGGTCTGACTCTATGGCTCTGCTGGCATTTGTGATTCCAGCTCTCACTATTGTAGCCATAAACCTTGTGGTTTTGATTGTGGTTCTGTACAAGATGTTGAGGAGAGGAGTTGGTGCCGCAACTCAACCAGATGAGAAACATGCCCTGGTGGTCATTGCCAGATGTGTGGCCTTTTTGACTCCTATTTTTGGTCTAACATGGGGATTTGGAATTGGAACCATGGTGTCACGTGACTTTGGCATCCATGTGGTGTTTGCACTCCTCAATTCACTGCAG GGATTCTTTATTTTGGTGTTTGGAACACTTTTAGACAGCAAG GTTCGTGAGTCACTACCAGGAAAGCTGTTGCTACAGAAACTCACTTCTAGCCATACCAAT AACACCAGTGCAGGAATATCATCCACATCTGGACTGCCTTTCTTGCGACGGAGGA ATGTGTACAATGTGTCAGAAGCCAACCCTTCCTCAGCATTTCCATCTTCAGAAAGCTCCAGTGGCTCATATGCTGTTATAaacgattaa